Proteins found in one Sorghum bicolor cultivar BTx623 chromosome 1, Sorghum_bicolor_NCBIv3, whole genome shotgun sequence genomic segment:
- the LOC8066255 gene encoding putative protein TPRXL has translation MHKQTQPISCSVAPANQDSKKPSSMACEQVGADEPTGRSSGGAEHHLVPSAPADDFEFCILSSGGLAPAGDDAADMCVADEVFSGGKLLPLRLSSAASADASSAPLLLLRSDSLDGATTWTTTSSSSGFSSRSRSRSSSSCVSRSTSSSSASSSDHAAGPVSSSSSSKSACASSADAAVPLPPRRSQSGSGSVFYAHPSPSPRPPPRGRSRTAATPAAARRMSTGSAPPPSWGVIRLGVVGAPEVYAPRPAEYRKVSASRSARFEQQHRAADKKLALGLLGAGLVCSCSPDAVAPVGSAEVAAAEARRRRKKAEEKKRSASATAEQNGTKGSTARSRSRRSRILEWLEDLSISKEKSTVSSCR, from the coding sequence ATGCACAAGCAAACCCAACCCATCTCCTGCTCAGTTGCCCCTGCAAACCAAGACAGCAAGAAGCCATCATCCATGGCGTGCGAGCAAGTAGGAGCCGACGAGCCGACAGGCCGATCGTCGGGCGGTGCCGAACATCATCTGGTGCCATCGGCGCCCGCCGACGACTTCGAGTTCTGCATACTCTCGTCCGGCGGCCTCGCGCCGGCAGGGGACGACGCGGCCGACATGTGCGTCGCCGACGAGGTCTTCTCCGGCGGCAAGCTCCTCCCGCTCCGCCTCTCCTCGGCGGCCTCGGCCGACGCGTCGTCCGcaccactgctgctgctgcgctcgGACTCGCTGGACGGCGCCACGACTTGGAcgaccaccagcagcagcagcggcttcagctcccgctcccgcagccgcagcagcagcagctgcgtcAGCCGGAGCACGTCGTCCAGCAGCGCGTCGTCCTCGGACCACGCCGCCGGGCCCGTCAGCTCGTCGTCGTCCAGCAAGAGCGCGTGCGCGTCctccgccgacgccgccgtccCGCTCCCGCCGCGGCGCTCGCAGTCCGGCTCGGGCAGCGTGTTCTACGCGCACCCGAGCCCGTCgccgcgcccgccgccgcgcgGCCGGAGCCGAACAGCCGCCACGCCCGCGGCGGCGCGCCGCATGAGCACCGggtccgcgccgccgccgtcgtgggGCGTCATACGCCTCGGCGTCGTCGGCGCTCCCGAGGTGTACGCGCCGCGCCCGGCCGAGTACAGGAAAGTGTCCGCGTCGAGGAGCGCGAGGTTCGAGCAGCAGCACAGGGCCGCGGACAAGAAGCTTGCGCTGGGACTTCTGGGAGCCGGCCTGGTGTGCTCGTGCTCCCCCGACGCCGTCGCGCCGgtgggctcggcggaggtggcggcggctgaggcgaggcggaggaggaagaaggcggAAGAGAAGAAGAGATCGGCGTCGGCGACGGCGGAGCAGAATGGGACGAAGGGCAGCActgctcggagtcggagtcggagGAGCAGGATTCTCGAGTGGCTGGAGGACCTCTCCATTTCCAAGGAGAAGAGCACCGTGTCGTCGTGTAGATAG
- the LOC8063218 gene encoding allene oxide cyclase, chloroplastic — MPATTTNSIPHREPVCLPLIAMAAAAALRSPSSVRVVSGPSSAAGAGLAKARRQQAPRVAIRGAAGAGQQPRSRRGAAAAVVRASLFSPKPAAAKDARPTKVQELYVYEINERDRESPAYLRLSAKQSENALGDLVPFTNKVYSGSLDKRLGITAGICVLIQHVPDRNGDRYEAIYSFYFGDYGHISVQGPYLTYEESYLAVTGGSGVFEGAYGQVKLNQIVFPFKIFYTFYLKGIPDLPRDLLCTPVPPSPTVEPTPAAKAAEPHASINNYTN, encoded by the exons ATGCCTGCCACCACCACCAATTCGATTCCCCATCGAGAGCCTGTTTGCCTGCCGCTgatcgccatggccgccgccgccgcgctgaGGTCCCCGTCCTCCGTCAGGGTCGTCTCGGGCCCTTCCTCCGCCGCAGGGGCGGGGCTCGCCAAGGCGCGTCGTCAGCAGGCGCCCAGGGTCGCCATCCGCGGCGCCGCCGGGGCCGGGCAGCAGCCGCGGAGTCgccgtggcgccgccgccgccgtcgtccggGCGTCGCTGTTCTCGCCCAAGCCCGCGGCGGCCAAGGACGCGCGGCCGACCAAGGTGCAGGAGCTCTACGTGTACGAGATCAACGAGCGGGACCGCGAGAGCCCCGCCTACCTCCGCCTCAGCGCCAAGCAGTCCGAGAACGCGCTCGGCGACCTCGTCCCCTTCACCAACAAG GTGTACAGCGGCAGCCTGGACAAGCGGCTGGGGATCACGGCGGGGATctgcgtgctgatccagcacgTCCCGGACCGGAACGGCGACCGGTACGAGGCCATCTACAGCTTCTACTTCGGCGACTACGGCCACATCTCGGTGCAGGGCCCGTACCTGACCTACGAGGAGTCGTACCTGGCGGTCACCGGCGGGTCGGGCGTCTTCGAGGGCGCCTACGGCCAGGTCAAGCTCAACCAGATCGTCTTCCCCTTCAAGATCTTCTACACCTTCTACCTCAAGGGCATCCCGGACCTGCCCAGGGACCTGCTCTGCACGCCCGTCCCGCCGTCACCCACCGTCGAGCCCACCCCCGCCGCCAAGGCCGCCGAGCCGCACGCCTCCATCAACAACTACACCAACTGA